The Dyadobacter sp. 676 DNA window ACTCCCCAATAATGCTTACTTTATCAGCTACCTGACCTATAAGTCGAAACAGGATACTTTCAGGCAGGAATTTGAAGAAAAGTTTGGAGGGGATTTAAAAAAATACCTGAACTATTTAAAGGGCAAATACCCTTCCCTGTAACGTTTTTATTAGCATGAAACGATCTTACACATTACTATTAGCCATTTCGACATTAGCATTGCTGCTCTCTTTCCGCCAGTTCGACGATACTGCGGAAATGGACCGGCACATCCCCAATAAAAGCTTTGGCACCGGCGAACGGGTGGAATACCGGGTACACTACGGCTTTATCAATGCCGCCGAGGCGAAAGTGGAAGTGAGTAAAGCCGTTTCGATGATCAACAACCGGCCCTGTTACCGCGTGAATGTCGTTGGCCGTACGGTAGGTGCATTCGACCTTATTTCACGCGTGCGCGACACGTGGCGCTCGTACATCGATACAACGGCTATTCTTCCCCACATGTTCGAGCGGCAGATCCAGGAGAACAAATACCGCAAGGAAGAGACGGTGTATTTCAACCACGCTAAAGACCAGGCGGTATCGAACGTGAAGGACGAGAGCAAAACCTACAACGTCCCCAACAACATTCACGATATCATCAGCGGCTATTTTTTCCTCCGTACGATCAATTTCGATAAGGTGCGCGAAGGCGAGATCATTGAAGTGCCCACTTTCTTTGACGGCGAGGTCTATAAGCTGCGCGTGCGGTATGTGGGCAAAGATGTGATCAAAACCAAGTTTGGTAAGAGCAAAGTGC harbors:
- a CDS encoding DUF3108 domain-containing protein — encoded protein: MKRSYTLLLAISTLALLLSFRQFDDTAEMDRHIPNKSFGTGERVEYRVHYGFINAAEAKVEVSKAVSMINNRPCYRVNVVGRTVGAFDLISRVRDTWRSYIDTTAILPHMFERQIQENKYRKEETVYFNHAKDQAVSNVKDESKTYNVPNNIHDIISGYFFLRTINFDKVREGEIIEVPTFFDGEVYKLRVRYVGKDVIKTKFGKSKVLRLSPQIPSNKFFKGEEPMALWVSDDSNKIPLKAEVDLKIGSLEMDLKSYKGLRKDINWF